From the Oceanidesulfovibrio indonesiensis genome, the window CGGTTCCAACGAGTTCTACGTGATGGGGCCGGAATCAGACCCGGCCGGCATCGCGAAAGCCGAGACCGTGGCGGATGCGTACGCGAGAATCGCCAAAGCCGGGACGAAGTTCTTCTCCCGCGGAGATAACTCCGGCACCCACAAAAAGGAAATGGCCATCTGGAAAAAGGGCGGCATCGAACCTTCAGGCGACTGGTACATCGTGACCAGGGACTTCATGATGGTCACGCTCAAACGCGCCGATGCCGAGCAGGGCTATTTCATGACCGATTCCTCCACCTACGTAGCTGCCCGCAAGGGGCTCAGGAACATCAAGCCGTTGTTCTCGGGCGATCCTTTCATAGTGAACACGTACCATGGCCTCTGCCAGCCGGCCGGGGCCACGCCCATGGCCGAGACGGGCTGCGCATTCGTCGATTTTGTCGGTAGCGAAGAAGGCCAGGAGATCATCCGCAGCTACGGCAAAGACGCCTACGGCGAGGCCATGTACAACGACGCGGAGTACGCCAGACAATACGATCACTGATTCCGGTTTTATTGGCCAGAATCCGGTCGTTCTTGCTGATACAGTATACAGGCGCGGCGTCGGGCCTCTCCGATGACGCGCCTGTATATATTACTCCGACCTGGATTCAGACATGCATGCCCTTTCCACCCACAAACCCGTGCCCCTGTTCGCTGGCCTCGCAGCTCGCAGCATCCGGCCAGACTGCTTCGGTTCCCCGTTCGATCGATCTCTGAGCTACTGGCGGTGTGGGTGCTGGTTCTTTTCCTGTTGAAATGGTGTCTATCGCAGTGGGGGTGAAGAATTAGTTTGTTCGCCAAACTATTCGCATGTAGCTTACTTGGAAGGCGAGGCAGTATCCCTGGGGGCATTGCAGGCCAGTATGGTCTTCGAGTTGTCGATCGGCGCCCCCCTCTGTGTACATTCCTGGCTGGCGCCGGGTACGCGATTGAAGAGGTTTTGGGTAGGAAACAGCAATCCTGCGCGTCATATGCTTTATGGGCATCGGATTCAACGTCTGTATCTTGCACAGGGACCTGGTTGTCTAAGGAGATTGCTACAATGGCGGACATCGACGATCTTTCCCGTGTCATCGTGGAGTTCTACGAGAAGTTGTCGTCCTGGGAGCACAGCGTCGTGCGGGATCAGGGCATGACCTTGCCGCAGATGCACACGCTGGAGATTCTGGGCGTGAACCAGCCCCTGCGAATGAAGGAGCTGGCTCAGAAAATGGGCGTGACAACCGGCACTCTGACCGTGCAGGTGGACCGGCTGGAACGGGCCGGCATGGTGCGCCGCCGTCCGCATCAGGAGGACCGGCGCTCCATCCTCGTGGAGCTCACCGACACAGGCCGGGAGCTGTTCACGGAGCACCACGGCCTGCACGAGCAGCTCACCCGCGACATCACTGCCGGACTCACGGACGAGGAGCGCGACCAGCTCGTCGATCTGCTGGGCCGGCTCACTCGCGAGTTCTGATCCAGATGGATATTGGGGCAAACCTGTCTATATAGGGATGTCCTTTCCCGCGTCCCCATCCAAAAGGTTTAATCTGAATGAGACCCGAAGAGGCGTCTCGCTTAGCAGGTCCTTTCCTCTGCGTTCCTCTATGGGGGCTGCGCGTTCAGTCTGACGGCCCAAATCGAGGGCAACGCCCCCCCAAAATCTTCTGGTTGAAAATCACAGCCCCGCGCATAAAGTAGCTTATAGCCGCATCTGTGTCGGAGGCTGCTAAATCCATTCGGTCTCGGGCTTCCACCGTGACTCAATCAAAAAAGAGGTACGCTATGAATCCTATGAAGACGCACGGCATGTTCAGTTGGAATGAGCTTATGACCACAGACGTTACGGCCGCGAAGGAATTCTACGGCAAGCTGTTCGGGTGGTCCTTCGAAGAGATGCCCATGGAGCACATGCCGGGCATGACGTATTCCTCGGCTAAAGTCGGAGACCAGTACGTCGGCGGCATGATGCCTCTGACCCCGGATTGCGCGGAGAAGAATATTCCACCGCACTGGGGCGCATATATCACCGTGGACAATACGGATGAAACCGCCAGCAGATGTGCTGAACTCGGCGGCGAGGTTCTGTATGGTCCGGTGGACATTCCGAAAGTGGGACGTTTCGCGGTGATTCAGGATCCGCAAGGCGCCGTTATCCAGGTCATCAAGTATTTTCCGGAAGCAGAGGGGGATTCGCAATAATTCAGGAGAAAGGTTCAGGATAACGGCTGTTCCAGCTGTGAATCCCAAGGGCGGTATGCTTCGATTCAGCAATTGCGGGCCGCACTGCACGAAAAACCCCCGGTCCTCATCGCGAGGGCCGGGGGTTGGTCTATGGGGTGATCCCTGCGTGGCAGCGGATCAGCAGCCGCACAGTTCCGGCGAAATTTCGCCGTAGACCATGCGATCGTCGTACTCGGCCTGCTTGCCTTTGTTCCACTGGGACACCGGGCGGTAATAGCCCACGATGCGAGTGTAGACCTCAGTGTCGGCTCCGCAGGTGGGACACTCGTAGTGCTCGCCGTGGACATAGCCATGCTCTTTGCACACGCTGAATGTGGGTGTGATGGAGAGGTACGGCAGCTTGGTCTGACTGAAGGCCTTGATGATGAAGTTCTTCAGCGCCTTGGTGTCCGGAACGGCCTCGCCGAGGAATGTGTGGAACACGCTGCCGCCCGTGTACAGGGGCTGGAGCTTGTCCTGGTGCTCGAGAGCGAAGAGCACGTCCTCGGTGAAGCCAACGGGCAGGGCCGTGGAGTTGGTGTAGTACGGGGTGCCGTTGCCGGAGGCGGCAATGGCGGAATAGAGGCTCTTGTCGATCTTGGCCAGACGGTAGCTGGTGCCTTCCGCCGGCGTGGCTTCCAGATTGTAGAGGTTGCCGGTCTCCTCCTGGAAGCGGCTGGTGAGGTCGCGCAGGTGGTGCAAAGTGCGCTGCATGAGACGGATGCCGGCTTCGGTCTCGATGCCCTTGCCCAGGAGATTGAGACACGCTTCGTGGCCGCCGACCAGGCCGATGGTGGAGAAGTGGCCGCGGTAGCCGTTCTTCAGGTAGCGCCGCGTCCAGGGGAACATGCCACGCTCGAGATTGTCGTTGATGAGCTTGCGCTTGAACTCCAGGGCGTCGCGGGCCATCTCCGCGTACTCGGTGATCTGGTCGAGGAAATCCTCCTCGCCCTGAGAGAGGTAGGCGAGCTTGGGCAGATTGAGCGTGACAACGCCTATGGAGCCGGTGAGGTCGCCGGCGCCGAACAGGCCGCCGGTTTTCTTGCGCAGTTCGCGCAGGTCCATCTGCAGACGACAGCACATGGAGCGCACGTCCTCGGGCGAGAGGTCGGAGTTCACGAAGTTCTGGAAGTAGGGAGCGCCGTATTTGGCGGTGAGCTTCAGCAGGTTGTCGCCGATCTCGCTTTCCCAGGGGAAGTCCTTGGTGATGTTGTACGTGGGAATGGGGAAGGAGAAGATGCGGTCGTGGTAGTCTCCCTCGCTCATGACCTCCAGGAATGCCCGGTTGATCATTTCCATTTCTTCCACGTAGTCGCCGTACGGTGTGTCCGTGATCTCGCCGCCGATGATCGCGCCTTCGGAGGCGATGTGCTTTGGCGGCACAAGGTCGAAGGACAGGTTGGTGAACGGCGACTGCCCGCCCCAGCGCGAGGTGGTGTTCAGGTTGAACACGAACTTCTGCATGGCCTGGCGGACCTGATGATAGGAGAGGCCGTCATGCCGCACAAAGGGCGCGAGGTAGGTGTCCACGTTGTTGAACGCCTGGGCGCCGGCCCACTCGTTCTGCAGCGTGCCCAGGAAATTGACCATCTGGCCGAGGATGGCGTCGAAGTGCTTGGCCGGACCGGCCGAGGAGCGGCCGTCCAGGTTGAAGCCTTCGAGCAGCAGATCGCGCAAGGACCAGCCGGCGCAGTAGCCGGCCAGGCCGAAAGAAAGGTCGTGAATATGGAAGTAACCGTGATTGTGCGCCTCGCGCACCTCCATGGGGTACTTCTCCAGGGCGTAGCGCGCCTGGATGGTGCCCGAGAGGTGGAGCATGAGTCCCTGGAAGGAATGGCTCATGTTCGCGTTCTCGTTCACGCGCCAGTCGGCCTTGTCCAGATAGTTGTCTATGGTCTCGGAGATGTCGAGATACGCGGCGGTCTGCTCGCGGATCTGGCGGCGCTGCTCGCGGTAGATGATATAGCGCTTGGCCGCATCGAAAAGCCGGGACTCCATGAGGACCTGTTCGACAGTGTCCTGGACGAGTTCCTGCTCGGGAACGTCGACGCCTTCGAGCTTCCTCTCGACCTTAAGCGCAAGCCTCTTGGAAAGGATCGGGTCCTTGATCCCCGTGACTTGCAGCGCTTTCAGGATTGCATGCGCTATGCGATCCGCCGACCAGGTCTCCAGGCATCCGTCGCGTTTCCTGATCTGCTTTGGCATGGGTCCTCCCGGAATCTCTCGATTGAGGTTCTCTGTATTGTTGAAGAGTCAGTGTGAAGCCGTCGGGCAGCAGGTTGCGCACTTCGGCGATGTCATCGTCAGTAAGGAACGGGACTCTGGTGGTCCGGAATACGAACCGCTCCGGTGCGCGCCGGGCGAGGGCGAATATGCGCCCGATGTTCGCGGCGGCCTGTTCGGCGGTGACGCCCTTGCCCGTGAGCTGCGGATATTTGGCGAAGGGACCTTTCACGTCCACGTAGAATTCGTCGGCCAGATTGGCGTGGAAGAGGATTTCCACCACGTCGGGGCGCATGCCGTTGGTGTCCAGCTTGATGGGCAGCCCTGTGGACTTGAGGTCGCGCAGCAGAAGCGGCAGGTCGCGATAGGATGTGGGCTCGCCGCCGGAAACCACGATGCCGTCGTACCAGCGTTTGCGCTTGGCCGCGAGCTCGTGCACGACGTGTTGTTTGACGCGGGGCAGGTACGTGTGTCGCCAGGCGAGGTCTCCGTTGTGGCAGGTGGGGCAGTGCAGGTTGCACCCGCCCACGAAAAGCACGAAGACCGTCCGGCCGGGCCAGTCGGACAGGCTCATGGGCTCGATCCCGCGGACATTGCACCAGCCTGGCGCCACGCTGGGCAGCACATGAGTGTCCGGCTGGACTGGCGCCTGCTCGCCGGTCATGGCGACATGAAGAGCGCCATGCGCTGTGGAACTGGAAGCTGTGTTTTGCATCGAATATACGTTACGGTGTTATGCCGTCGTCAAAGAGAACGTTCCGAAAAACGGCGTGAAACCTGCACCCAAACCGTTTCCAAACAAAATGTAATTATGCGTGAAGGGGTCAGGAATCTAGCAAATCTTTAGAAAAAGAAGGCTGCCTCGATTCAGATCCAGTAGATACATTTTCTAGGAATTTTTGTACAGCCAGCAGTTTGCGGGAAAGGAAAGAGTCACAGATTTTCGCTCTGAAATGATTGGACAAAAAAATGTTTTCCGCAGCTTGGGGAAGAAACGGACAGATTTGTTCGGGTTCGTGCGGTCTGAATTGCGTTCAATGCGCTGAACCCGCGTGCCTCCTGGATTTCAGATGTCAGTTTGGTTTTTTGTATTAAAAAAGCCTGCAAAGTCAAATGGTTGTGTGTATTGTTACGGAATGTTAAGAGATACGAGGGGGATGCCAGTTTGAGCTCCCAAAATCAAGATTTTTGCGAGAAAAAATCACGAAACTGAAAAACGGCCCCTGGGTGCCAGGAGCCGCCGTGCGGATAATCCAGTGGAGAAAGCAGGGCAAGTCTGTCGGGCCTGCCCCGGGCAGAACCCGTCGCCTCAGCGCAGCTATTAGCCGCAACCGTCCAGGCCTCCGTCTGTTCCGGAGGCGGCCGTTCGTGCCGGTGGGTGATCGCCGCTTCAGCCGCGGCTATTGTCTACTCGAATATCTTATCAATCTTCTGCTTCAGCGTCTCAGCCGTAAAGGGCTTGACGATGTAGTTGGAGACCTTTGCCTGGACTGCCTCGATGATGTTTTCCTGCTGCGCCTCGGCCGTGACCATGAGGAAAGGCAGGTCGCCGAATTCCTCGCTGGCCCGTACCTTGCGCAGAAACTCGATGCCGGTCATCTGGGGCATGTTCCAGTCGGAAATGATGAAGTCGATTCCGCCCTTGTTGAGAACCTCCCATCCCGTGGTGCCGTCGTCAGCTTCTTCGATGTTGTTGAAGCCGAGCTGGCGGAGGATGTTCTTGATGATCCTGCGCATGGTGGAAAAGTCGTCTACGACGAGAATACGCATGTTTGTGTCGGCGGGCATATTCGAAAACGCTCCTTTGCGTTGACGTTCAATCTATTGTTGCAAATCAGTAGTTGCTTTTTCAGGCAAATGCAACATGCAAAGCGTTGACGCGGCAGCACATGGGCGCGCGCTCGCATGCGATGTCCGGAAATTTGCTGTGCGGTTTCTTCATGTGAGTCAATGTATCATCTTTTTGCGTCGGCTGCATGCCTCGAAAGTATGCGATGTATGTGCATGCAGGGCCGCGTTCCCGCATTACTCGAAGACGAACTCCACGTAGAACTCCCCGTAGTCTGTGCTGAACGGGATGGAGACCACGGGATTGGTCGTGATGTGAGTAATGGTGTGGTTGTCGCCCATGACTACCGAAGGCGTCGACCCCGCGAAGTTGAGTCCCATCTCCACCAGGTTCGCCCGGGCCTGGCCCGAGATCATGTTTGCGATCTCGCCCACGGCGTCCTTGGCGTCCTGGAGGATGTCCTCGATGTCGTCCCCCAGCATGGCCTTGACCACGGCAATGGCGCAGCGCTTGGTGAAGGAGACGGAAATGGCCCCGTTCTTCGTACCTGTTATGCCGATAATGGCGGAGATGTCGCCGGTGGCGGTGTTGTCCTTCTTCACGAACGGCTTGCCCGGCTTGGGCTCGATCATGGCCATGGTGGCAAGAACGTCGGTGGTCGCCTTGATGAAAGGTTTGGCTATCTCCACGCCACTCGGTTCGGTCATTCTGGTGCGCTCCTTCGCATTGGTTGGCTCCCGGGGCGCAACATAGATGTTGCCCCCGGTGCCCTTTCTTGGCAAAAAGGAAGGGGGATGTCCAGGAACAGGCGTCAGAATGGACATCCCTCTGCGCGTTATCGCACGCTGATATTGGGGGCCACGATGCGACTGGAGCGTCGCGTGTGGCCATTTTTACTTGGATCAGTCCATTCCTGAGAGCGTTCGGCAGTTCCCGGGGGATGCCGGACCAACATGCTACATACATGACGCAAACAATATCCATTACGGGCCGCACCGTGCTCGTCGTCGATGACGAACCGATCAACACCAAGCTGCTCGGTGCGTACCTGAAACGCGCCGGGTACAATGCCATCGAAGCGCAGAACGGTGGGGATGCGCTGATAAAGGCCCGGTCTCAGCCGGATCTCATCCTTCTGGACATCATGATGCCGGAGATGGACGGGTTTGAGACCTGCCGTCGGCTCAAGGCCGATGACGCGACCCGCGACATACCGGTGATTTTCCTCTCCGCGCTTTCGGACACGGAGATCAAGACCAGGGGGCTGGAAGTCGGCGGCGTGGATTACGTCTCCAAACCGTTCGATTCCAGGGAATTGCTGGCTCGGGTGAGCACGCACCTCACCCTGCGCGAGCAGGAACGCAAAATCCGCAGCTACGCCGAAACCCTGGAAGAGAAGGTCGCGGAGCGCACAAATAAGCTGCTGGCCGCCGAAGCCGAACTCCAGCGGGACTTCGATATCCAGAGCGTTGTCAACGCTCTGCTGCGGATATCGCTCGACGATGTGGAGCTGGACGAATTCCTGCACACCTCTTTGAAGCAGATACTGTCCGTGCCGCTTCTTTCTTTCGAGAACCGCGGCGCAATATTCCTGGATACCGAAGATACGGGCGAGATGAGCCTCGTGAGCTATCTGGAACTGCCTGAGGAGACCGTGGGCCGCTGCCGGCATCTGGACACGGTCGCCTGCCCCTGCACCGAAGCTCTGGTGACGCGCAGCATAGCCGCCACCGTGGAAGAGCTGGACGACGGCACGGAGCAGCACCATGTCTGCGCGCCCATCAACCACGGCGAGATGCTTCTCGGCGTCATAGACATCCACCTCAAAGAAGGCCACACACCGGACACCAAGGAAATGGAATTCCTTGATGCCGTGGCCAACACCATGGCTCGGGTCATCCTCTACAAGCGTGCGATCCGAGACCTCATGAGGTCGGAGCAGCATTACCGGACCATTTTCGAAAGCACCGGAACGGCTATGGCCATTACGGACAAGCAGGGAGCCATCCTGCTCGCCAACTCCGAGTTCCAGCGCATCTCCGGACTGAGCGAGCAGAGCTGGGAATACGCCACTGTCTACGACGCCATCCACGAGGACGACCGGGACAGGGCGCGGCGACATGTCAAGCGCGTTACATCCGGTCAGGAAAAATCCATAATGCTTGAAGTGCGGATGGCCGGCGGCAGCGACTTCGAGCAGCGAAGCTCTACGCTCGTTGCATCGAATCTGCCGGATGGCGAGGAGTACGTGCTCTCCTTGTTGGATGTGACGGACCGCAAACGCGCCGAGCAGCAGGT encodes:
- a CDS encoding substrate-binding domain-containing protein — translated: MKRLALLFVFVCLLVAPVHADECTAVYGDSDKQFSLATGSPGELGLLEQLADVFNAEHGTSLCWKKAGSGASLKMLREKGVDVVMVHAPAAEKQAVEEGWATNRQLIGSNEFYVMGPESDPAGIAKAETVADAYARIAKAGTKFFSRGDNSGTHKKEMAIWKKGGIEPSGDWYIVTRDFMMVTLKRADAEQGYFMTDSSTYVAARKGLRNIKPLFSGDPFIVNTYHGLCQPAGATPMAETGCAFVDFVGSEEGQEIIRSYGKDAYGEAMYNDAEYARQYDH
- a CDS encoding MarR family winged helix-turn-helix transcriptional regulator, whose amino-acid sequence is MADIDDLSRVIVEFYEKLSSWEHSVVRDQGMTLPQMHTLEILGVNQPLRMKELAQKMGVTTGTLTVQVDRLERAGMVRRRPHQEDRRSILVELTDTGRELFTEHHGLHEQLTRDITAGLTDEERDQLVDLLGRLTREF
- a CDS encoding VOC family protein, with protein sequence MNPMKTHGMFSWNELMTTDVTAAKEFYGKLFGWSFEEMPMEHMPGMTYSSAKVGDQYVGGMMPLTPDCAEKNIPPHWGAYITVDNTDETASRCAELGGEVLYGPVDIPKVGRFAVIQDPQGAVIQVIKYFPEAEGDSQ
- a CDS encoding ribonucleoside triphosphate reductase, producing METWSADRIAHAILKALQVTGIKDPILSKRLALKVERKLEGVDVPEQELVQDTVEQVLMESRLFDAAKRYIIYREQRRQIREQTAAYLDISETIDNYLDKADWRVNENANMSHSFQGLMLHLSGTIQARYALEKYPMEVREAHNHGYFHIHDLSFGLAGYCAGWSLRDLLLEGFNLDGRSSAGPAKHFDAILGQMVNFLGTLQNEWAGAQAFNNVDTYLAPFVRHDGLSYHQVRQAMQKFVFNLNTTSRWGGQSPFTNLSFDLVPPKHIASEGAIIGGEITDTPYGDYVEEMEMINRAFLEVMSEGDYHDRIFSFPIPTYNITKDFPWESEIGDNLLKLTAKYGAPYFQNFVNSDLSPEDVRSMCCRLQMDLRELRKKTGGLFGAGDLTGSIGVVTLNLPKLAYLSQGEEDFLDQITEYAEMARDALEFKRKLINDNLERGMFPWTRRYLKNGYRGHFSTIGLVGGHEACLNLLGKGIETEAGIRLMQRTLHHLRDLTSRFQEETGNLYNLEATPAEGTSYRLAKIDKSLYSAIAASGNGTPYYTNSTALPVGFTEDVLFALEHQDKLQPLYTGGSVFHTFLGEAVPDTKALKNFIIKAFSQTKLPYLSITPTFSVCKEHGYVHGEHYECPTCGADTEVYTRIVGYYRPVSQWNKGKQAEYDDRMVYGEISPELCGC
- a CDS encoding anaerobic ribonucleoside-triphosphate reductase activating protein; translated protein: MQNTASSSTAHGALHVAMTGEQAPVQPDTHVLPSVAPGWCNVRGIEPMSLSDWPGRTVFVLFVGGCNLHCPTCHNGDLAWRHTYLPRVKQHVVHELAAKRKRWYDGIVVSGGEPTSYRDLPLLLRDLKSTGLPIKLDTNGMRPDVVEILFHANLADEFYVDVKGPFAKYPQLTGKGVTAEQAAANIGRIFALARRAPERFVFRTTRVPFLTDDDIAEVRNLLPDGFTLTLQQYREPQSRDSGRTHAKADQETRRMPGDLVGGSHSACNPESAASHGDQGPDPFQEACA
- a CDS encoding chemotaxis response regulator CheY gives rise to the protein MPADTNMRILVVDDFSTMRRIIKNILRQLGFNNIEEADDGTTGWEVLNKGGIDFIISDWNMPQMTGIEFLRKVRASEEFGDLPFLMVTAEAQQENIIEAVQAKVSNYIVKPFTAETLKQKIDKIFE
- a CDS encoding chemotaxis protein CheX, which codes for MTEPSGVEIAKPFIKATTDVLATMAMIEPKPGKPFVKKDNTATGDISAIIGITGTKNGAISVSFTKRCAIAVVKAMLGDDIEDILQDAKDAVGEIANMISGQARANLVEMGLNFAGSTPSVVMGDNHTITHITTNPVVSIPFSTDYGEFYVEFVFE
- a CDS encoding two-component system response regulator, whose product is MTQTISITGRTVLVVDDEPINTKLLGAYLKRAGYNAIEAQNGGDALIKARSQPDLILLDIMMPEMDGFETCRRLKADDATRDIPVIFLSALSDTEIKTRGLEVGGVDYVSKPFDSRELLARVSTHLTLREQERKIRSYAETLEEKVAERTNKLLAAEAELQRDFDIQSVVNALLRISLDDVELDEFLHTSLKQILSVPLLSFENRGAIFLDTEDTGEMSLVSYLELPEETVGRCRHLDTVACPCTEALVTRSIAATVEELDDGTEQHHVCAPINHGEMLLGVIDIHLKEGHTPDTKEMEFLDAVANTMARVILYKRAIRDLMRSEQHYRTIFESTGTAMAITDKQGAILLANSEFQRISGLSEQSWEYATVYDAIHEDDRDRARRHVKRVTSGQEKSIMLEVRMAGGSDFEQRSSTLVASNLPDGEEYVLSLLDVTDRKRAEQQVLHNARHDALTGLPNRVYLLDTLGEAVQRAQDNVDSRFVVLVMDLDRFNMINESLGHTIGDRLLVAMAGRLKSVIGQAGLLCRLGGDEFAVLLGDVEDVNAGESLARKILDMIRQPFAFGEQELVTTSSIGIATSDIGYTRPEDVLRDAETALHRAKLRGKARYEVFDFEMHLKARRLMQLVTDMRQAIKRQEFVLHYQPIVSLQTGRVEGVEALIRWQHPGHGLVSPGEFIPVAEESGLIIPIGQWALEEACRAMARFSERFGEELMLSVNISGKQFAQEDLFDHVKRALVLSGMKPRNLKLEITESVVMENAQHAIELLKRLKSLELQVSIDDFGTGYSSLSYLQRFPVDMLKIDRSFVSMMDVGSENMEIARTIVALAHSLSLEVVAEGVETVEQQEMLRALGCQFAQGFYYARPLPESVLMDEGVLASTWPMGS